The genomic window GGCGACGACTACGAGCTGGCCTTCACCGCCCCGCCCGGCGCGCGCGCCGCCGTCGAGCGCGCCGCCGCCCAGACCGCCACCCGCGTCACCCGCATCGGCCGCATCCGCGCCACGCCCGGCCTGCGCGTGCTGGACGCCCAAGGCCAGCCGCTGACCGAGACCCTGCACGCCTTCGACCACTTCGCCTGAGCCGCCATGGCCTCGCGCGCCGCCCGCCTGCTGCAACTGCTGGACACCCTGCGCCGGCGCCGCACCCCCGCGCCCGGCGCCCTGCTGGCGCGCGAGCTGGGCGTGACCCTGCGCACCCTGTACCGCGACGTCGCCACCCTGCGCGAGCAGGGCGCCGCCATCGCCGGCGAGCCGGGCGTGGGCTACGTGCTGCGGCCGGGCTTTCTGCTGCCGCCGCTGATGTTCAGCGCCGACGAGCTGGAAGCCCTGCTGCTGGGCGCGCGCTGGGTCAGCCTGCAGGCCGACCCCGAGCTGGCCCGGGCCGCCGACGGCGCGCTGACCCGCATCGCCAGCACCCTGCCGGCCGATGCGCGCCTGGGCCTGGAAACCAGCGGCCTGATGGTGCCGCAGTCCGGCACGCCGGCGGCGCCCGAGCCCTGGCTGCCCGCGCTGCGCCGCGCCATCCGCGACGAGCGCAAGGTGGTGCTGCAGTACCGCGACGCCGACGGGCAGGCCACGCGCCGCACCGTGTGGCCGTTTGCCATGGGCTTTTTCCAGCAGTCGCGCATGCTGGCCGCCTGGTGCGAGCTGCGCCAGGACTTTCGCCACTTCCGCGCCGACCGCGTGCTGCACCTGCACCCCACCGACGCGCCGCTGCCCGAGCGCCGGCACGCGCTGATCCGGCGCTGGAAGGCCCAGTTGCACACCCATCCCACTGCTGACAGAAACTGACATTGCCCCGGCGCACACTGGGATGCCCTGCCAACCTGAAAGCCCCCAAAATGACCTCTGCCCTCACCCTCTACACCCACCCCTGGTCGCGCGGCCGTGTCACGCGCTGGATGCTGGAAGAAACCGGCCTGCCCTACGCCACCGAGGTGCTGCAGTACGGCAGCACCATGAAGGCGCCGGCCTACCGCGCCATCAACCCCATGGGCAAGGTGCCCGCCATCAAGCACGGCGACACGGTGGTGACGGAGAACGCCGCCATCCTGATGTACCTGGCCGACCTGGTGCCCGGCAAGCACCTGGCCCCCGCCGCCGGCACGCCCGAGCGCGGCCCCTACTACCGCTGGATCGCCTTCATGGGGCCGCTGGAGGCCCTGCTCACCGCCAAGAGCGCCGGCCAACTCGCCAAGCCCGAGCAGGCCGGCTACGGCACCGAGGCCGACGTGCTGGACACGCTGGAGGGCGCGCTGCGCGGGCGCGATCATCTGGCGGGCAATACGTTCACCGCGGCCGATCTGTTCGTGGCCGCCGCGATCGGCTTTTACCTGCAGTTCAAGGCGATCGAGCCGCGCGCCGAGTTCGTGCGCTTTGCGCAGCTGCACGCCCAGCGCCCGGCCGCGCTGCGCGCCAACGCGATCGACGACGAGCTGGCCGCCGCGCTGCAGAAGACGGCCGGCTGAAGGCAGCACGGATTATCCTGTTTTGATAGCTGCTCGCGATTGCCGGATGCGGGCCAGCGGCTGTTTTTGATGTGATTTCATCGGGCATCGCCAGCACGGCGCGGGCTGCTAGCATTGGTGGCACGCTCCCCACCGGACTGCCCATGCCCCCCCATCATCTTTCTCGCCCGCTGGCCGTCGCCGCGCTGGCCCTGGCTGCGCTGGCCCCCGCGCACGCCCAGACCGCCGCGCCGCGCGCCGAGGGCGCCTCGCGCATCAGCGCCGTCAAGCTCTACCCCGGCAGCGCCACCGTCGAGCGCGTGCTGCGCGTGGCGCCGGGCGCGCGCCAGGCCACGTTCGACTGCCTGCCCGCCGCGCTGGACGCCGCCAGCCTGCAGGTCAGCGCCGCCAGCGGGATCCGCGTGGGCGAGCTGGCGGTGCGCCAGCAAGCGCGCGAGCTGCGGGGCGGCGCCTGCGCCAGCCCGCTGGACGAGCGCATCCGCGCCCTGCAGGACCAGATCGCCGGCCTGCAGGCCGAAAGCAGCGGCATCGACCTGGCCACCGGCTACTTCAAGAGCTTTGGCCAGCCCGGCGACGGCCCGCGCGCCGGCGCCGCCACCCCGGCCCAGATCGCCGCCACCGCGCAGGCGCTGCGCCAGGGCGGGCAGGACGCGCTGGCACGCCAGCACCAGCTGGCGCGCCAGCAGGAGCAGCTGGAGCGCGAGCTGAAACCCCTGCTGGCCGAGCGCGAGCGCAGCACCAGCGCGCACGCGCGCGTCAGCACGGTGCAGGTGACGCTGGCCGCGCCGCAGGGCGGCGAGCTGCGCCTGAGCTACGCCGTGCGCGGCCCCGGCTGGCAGCCCGGCTACCGCGCCACGCTGGACAGCGCCGCCAAAAAGCTGCGTCTGGAGCGCCTGGCGCAGGTGGCGCAAAGCACGGGCGAGGACTGGGACGGCGTGGCCATCACCCTGTCCACCGGCCAGCCCGGCGCCGCCACGCAGGGGCCGCTGCCCCGGCCCTGGCGCGTGGGCGTGCAGCCGCCCCAGGCCGAGGCCGTGCCGGCCCCGGTCATGGCCGCGCCGGCCGCCGCGCCATTGCTGCGCGCCGCCCCAGCCGCCAAGTCGGCGGCCGAGGCGGACGCCGACGAGCCGCGCTTCGACGTCAGCGTGTTCCAGGGCAGCTTCGCCACCGAATTTGCCGTGCCCCAGCGCGTGACGGTGCCCTCCAGCGGGCAGCAGGTCACGCTGGCGCTGGGCGAGCAGGCGCTGGACACCGAGCTGCTGGTGCGCGCCACGCCGGCGCTGGACGCCCACGCCTACCTGATCGCCCGCCTGGCCACCCCGCCCGGCGTGTGGCCCGCCGGCGCGCTGCAGCTGTACCGCGACGGCGCCTTCGTCGGCAGCGGGCGCTTCGACGCCGAGCGCAGCACGCGCGAGGGCCTGGCCTTCGGCCGCGACGAGCTGGTGAGCGTGCGCAGCGAGCGCCCCGAGCAGCAGCAGGGCACGGGCGGCTTCATCGGCACGCGCCACCAGCGCACCGACGAGCGCCGCTACACCGTGCACAACCGCCACGCCACCCCCATCCAGCTGCAGGTGCTGGACGCCGCGCCGGTGCCCGAGCATGAGGACGTGAAGGTCGAGTCGCACTACCAGCCCGCGCCGCAGACCGAGCGCTGGCACGACGAGCCCGGCACCGTGGCCTGGGAGCAGCCGCTGGCCGCCGGCGCCACGCAGGGCTTCAGCGCCACGCACCGCATCAGCTGGCCCAAGGACGAGCGGCTGCGGGAGCGGCGATGAGCGCGCGCGTGACCCGGGCTGGCTCCTTCCCCCGCTGGGGGAAGGCGGGGATGGGGGCACGTCCCGCATCTCAAGAAACCGCCGCGCGCCCCCACCCCAGCCCTCCCCCAGCGGGGGAGGGAGCAAAACCATGAGCCTGTCCGACCGTCCGCGCGGCGACGTCAGCGACGTCACCCCGCGCCCGCTGCCGCCACGCCCCGACGCCGCCGACGACGCAGCACCCGCGCCGGCGGCCGCGCCCACGCCGCCCCCGCGCATCGAGGCCCCGCCGCAGCGCCCCGGCGTGCGCTTTCTGCGCGCCCATCCGGCGCACTGGATCGGGCTGGGCTTCGGCTCGGGCCTGTCGCCGGTGGCGCCGGGCACGGTGGGCACGCTGTGGGCCTGGCTGGCCTGGGCGGTGCTGGGCCTGTGGCTGACGCCCGCACAGCTGGGCTGGCTGCTGGCCGTGTCGCTGCCGCTGGCCTGGTGGGCCTGTGCCGTCAGCGCCGACCACCTGAACGTGGCCGACCCCAGCGCCGTGGTGGCCGACGAGGTCGTTGCCTTCTGGCTCGTCCTGTGGCTGGTGCTGCCGGCCAGCTTCTGGGCGCAGCTGGCGGCGTTTGCGCTGTTTCGCTTCTTCGACGCCGTCAAGCCCGGTCCGGTGGGCTGGGCCGACCGCCTGCTGCACGGCGCGCGCGGCTGGCGCGGCGGCTTCGGCATCGTGCTGGACGACCTGGTGGCCGCCGGCTGCACCTTGCTGGTGATCGCCCTGGTGCGTGTGCCATGACCGGATCGCTATCAAATCAAGAGCTGCTTGCGCAGGATGCAGGCCGGTCAACGGCCGAAATCGTTGAAGAACTGGCCGCGGCCCTGCTGGCGCGCGGCTGGCTGCTGGCCACCGCCGAAAGCTGCACCGGCGGCCTGATCGCGGGTGCCTGCACCGACCTGGCGGGCTCCAGCCACTGGTTCGAACGCGGCTTCGTCACCTACAGCAACGCCGCCAAGACCGAGCTGCTGGGCGTGCCGGCCGAGCTGATCGCCCGGCACGGCGCGGTCAGCGAGCCGGTGGCGCGCGCGATGGCGCGCGGCGCCGTGGCGCACGCCCGCGCGCAGGTCGCCGTGGCCGTCACCGGCGTGGCCGGGCCCGGCGGCGGCAGCGCCGACAAGCCGGTGGGCACCGTGTGGTTCGGCTGGCAGCTGCCGGGTCGCACCGAGACCGAATGCCGGCGCTTTGACGGCGACCGCGCCGCCGTGCGCGCGCAAACCGTGGCGCATGCGCTGGCGGGGCTGGTGCGGCGGATCGCGGCGGGCTAAGAAGCTGTCAACCCACGCTGGCAGGCGCGGATGCAGGCCGCCGGGCGGCCAGCACGCTTCGGTAAGATGGCCCGAGCGGCCGCGCGGCGGCCGCCCTTCACCGGAGCAGCCCCATGGCCCAGCGCGCGTTCCTGGCTCAGCACATCCGCTACACCACCTGGGCGCTGTGCGCCCTGTTCACGCTGCTCAGCGCCATCGCGCTGCTGCGCTGGGGCGGCGGCTGGTGGGTGCCGCTGGGCGCGTTCGGCGCGCTCACGCTGCTGGGCTGGCGCGACCACGCGCAGACGCGCCACGCGGTGCTGCGCAACTACCCCGTGCTGGGGCACATGCGCTTCCTGCTGGAGTTCATCCGCCCCGAGATCCGCCAGTACTTCGTCGAGGGCGACCACGACGCCGGCGAGCCCTTCACCCGCGCACAGCGCACCGTGGTGTACCAGCGCGCCAAGGGCGTGCCCGACGTGCGGCCCTTCGGCACCAAGCTGGACGTGGGCGCCAAGGGCTACGAGTGGATCAACCACTCGCTGCAGACCACCAAGATCGAATCGCACGACTTCCGCATCTGGCTGGGCGGCCGCCCCGACGCGCCGGCGGTGGGCGTCTCGCCCTGCACCCAGCCCTACAACGCCAGCGTGTTCAACATCTCGGCCATGAGCTTCGGCGCGCTGTCGGCCAACGCCATCCGGGCGCTCAACCAGGGCG from Burkholderiaceae bacterium includes these protein-coding regions:
- a CDS encoding CinA family protein, which codes for MTGSLSNQELLAQDAGRSTAEIVEELAAALLARGWLLATAESCTGGLIAGACTDLAGSSHWFERGFVTYSNAAKTELLGVPAELIARHGAVSEPVARAMARGAVAHARAQVAVAVTGVAGPGGGSADKPVGTVWFGWQLPGRTETECRRFDGDRAAVRAQTVAHALAGLVRRIAAG
- a CDS encoding DUF4139 domain-containing protein — protein: MPPHHLSRPLAVAALALAALAPAHAQTAAPRAEGASRISAVKLYPGSATVERVLRVAPGARQATFDCLPAALDAASLQVSAASGIRVGELAVRQQARELRGGACASPLDERIRALQDQIAGLQAESSGIDLATGYFKSFGQPGDGPRAGAATPAQIAATAQALRQGGQDALARQHQLARQQEQLERELKPLLAERERSTSAHARVSTVQVTLAAPQGGELRLSYAVRGPGWQPGYRATLDSAAKKLRLERLAQVAQSTGEDWDGVAITLSTGQPGAATQGPLPRPWRVGVQPPQAEAVPAPVMAAPAAAPLLRAAPAAKSAAEADADEPRFDVSVFQGSFATEFAVPQRVTVPSSGQQVTLALGEQALDTELLVRATPALDAHAYLIARLATPPGVWPAGALQLYRDGAFVGSGRFDAERSTREGLAFGRDELVSVRSERPEQQQGTGGFIGTRHQRTDERRYTVHNRHATPIQLQVLDAAPVPEHEDVKVESHYQPAPQTERWHDEPGTVAWEQPLAAGATQGFSATHRISWPKDERLRERR
- a CDS encoding YafY family transcriptional regulator, coding for MASRAARLLQLLDTLRRRRTPAPGALLARELGVTLRTLYRDVATLREQGAAIAGEPGVGYVLRPGFLLPPLMFSADELEALLLGARWVSLQADPELARAADGALTRIASTLPADARLGLETSGLMVPQSGTPAAPEPWLPALRRAIRDERKVVLQYRDADGQATRRTVWPFAMGFFQQSRMLAAWCELRQDFRHFRADRVLHLHPTDAPLPERRHALIRRWKAQLHTHPTADRN
- a CDS encoding phosphatidylglycerophosphatase A, giving the protein MSLSDRPRGDVSDVTPRPLPPRPDAADDAAPAPAAAPTPPPRIEAPPQRPGVRFLRAHPAHWIGLGFGSGLSPVAPGTVGTLWAWLAWAVLGLWLTPAQLGWLLAVSLPLAWWACAVSADHLNVADPSAVVADEVVAFWLVLWLVLPASFWAQLAAFALFRFFDAVKPGPVGWADRLLHGARGWRGGFGIVLDDLVAAGCTLLVIALVRVP
- a CDS encoding glutathione S-transferase, coding for MTSALTLYTHPWSRGRVTRWMLEETGLPYATEVLQYGSTMKAPAYRAINPMGKVPAIKHGDTVVTENAAILMYLADLVPGKHLAPAAGTPERGPYYRWIAFMGPLEALLTAKSAGQLAKPEQAGYGTEADVLDTLEGALRGRDHLAGNTFTAADLFVAAAIGFYLQFKAIEPRAEFVRFAQLHAQRPAALRANAIDDELAAALQKTAG